The DNA sequence TTTTTATAAAATTCAACTTAATAAAATAAGTTATATCTATATTAATATACATCTTTTAAATATCTTCCTTCTTTTTTCATTTTTTTTAGAAAAAGATTGGAATCGCATTTTCCTATTTTTTCTATAACGCGAGAAATTATTTTTTCTACATCTACACTCATAGGGGTTTTATTTCCACAAATAAAAACATAGGCTCCATTTTTTATCCATGAAAAAAATTCTATTCTATTCTCCCATATTTTATCTTGGACATAGATTTTTTTTTCCTGATCCCTAGAAAAAGATAAAATAACACGATAAAGATTTCCTTTTATTTCCCATTTTTGGATTTCTGTTTTATATAAAAAATCTGTATTAGAATGTTGATCTCCAAAAAATAACCAATTTTTACCTGATGCTTTTGTTATTTCTCTTTCATATAAAAAAGAACGAAAGGGAGCAATTCCAGTACCAGGTCCAATAAGAATTATGTTTTTATCAGGAGTTGGAAGTTTAAACATTTTATTTTTATAGATAAAAAAAGATAATTTATCTCCAATTTTAAGTTTGGACAAAAAATCAGAACAATGCCCATATACAGTTTCTCTATTATTTAATTGAAAATAATGACGAGATACAGTAATATGGATTTCATTTTTATGAGCTGTAGGAGAAGAAGAGATAGAATATAATCTAGGTTTTATGGGTTCTATATTTTTTATCAGATCTTTTAAAGAATATTCATTTTTTATAGGAAATTTTATTAAAAGATCAATAAGTTTCCATTTTCTATCTAAAGAAATATTTTTTATCCCCGATAAAAAAGAATATTTTTTTACAAAATCGTCAGATAAAAAAAGGATATTCAATTTTTTTTTCAGAAGATTAAATATTTTATTTTTTTCTTTATATTCATATTCTTCGAATTCTTTTTTCCTATTTTCCTTCATATACTTTATAATATAATTTATTTCCATAGAAGGATTTTCAGGAAAAATTCCTATAGAGTCTCCAGGAGAATATTCAATTTTATTTGAAACAAAAATTTCAATATGATGAACCTCTTTATTCGAGCCCTCTTTTTTATCATTTAAAATTATGTTATTTAAAATTTTTCCATATACTTTCTGATTTTTATTTTCTGCATATTCCACGTGAATTTCATTTTTTTTTTTAAAAAAACTTAAAATTTCTGAAAACCATTGATTTGCCTGAATTTCATAATCTACATTACATTTATATAATGGAATAATTCTTTTTGCTCCTATATTATGTAAACATTTATCTATATCTTTTCCTGCTTTACAAAAATGAGTGTAGGATTTGTCCCCCAACGCTAATACGCTATATTTCACATTTTTTAAAAATAAATTTTTATTCTTATGAATAAAATTAAAAAAAGATCTTGCAGAATAAGGAGGGGCTCCTTCTCCATGTGTACTTATTATAATAAAAAAATAATCTTCTTTTTCTAAATTTTTCAAACAATATTGATCTAGATTGATCAATTTCATTTTTAATTTTTCTTTTTTAGCTTTTTCATAAATATCAAAAGCTAAGTTTTTAGCATTACCTGTTTCTGTTCCATAAACTAACGTAATTTTTTTTTCCTCTTCTTTTATTTTAATCTCTTTGAAATCTTTTTTTTCTTTTTTATAAAAAAATAATCCAGATATATAACCACATATCCATATTATTTCTTCTTTAGAGCATTCTTGCATTAATTTAGAAAATGTTTTATTATTTGATTCAGATAACATTTTAATTATTTTATATAAGTATTTATACCATAAAATTATTTATAATAATTTAAGATTTCTTTCTTTATATTCGAAAAACTGTATTTTATTATTGAATATTTTCGATTATATGTATATGTTTATAAAACAATTTAGATTATTTCATTTTTTGATCAAAATCATAAAAAATTAATTATCGATATTTTATAAAAAATATTTTTTATCCTTTACAAAAAAGATTATCAACCGATAAATATCTTTCCCCAGTATCATAATTTACTGTTAAGATTGTGGATTTTTTTGAAAAATTAGATAATTGTTTTTCTATAGCAGATACTGAAGCTCCAGTAGAAATTCCAACAAGAATTCCTTCTTTTTTCGCTATCTTTCTAACATAATGAAAAGCTTCTTCTTTAGAAACTAAAAAAGTTCCATCTAATATTTTTACATTCAAAATAGATGGAATAAAACCAGCACCTAGTCCTTGTAAAGCATGAGAATTAGGTTTTCCTCCAAATATCACTGGTGATTCTATAGGTTCTACAGAAAATATTTTTATATTCGGAAACTTATTTTTTAATACTTCTCCTATTCCAGTAATATGACCTCCAGTCCCCACTCCTGTAATGAAATAATCTATCCCTTTAGGAAAAGTGTTAATTATTTCTCTTGCCGTTGTATTTTTATGTGTATCTGGGTTTGAAATATTATCAAATTGTTTAGGCATCCAAGAATTTGGAATCGTGTTAATTAATTCTTCTGCTTTTTGAATAGCTCCTTTCATTCCATCTTCTTTTGAAGTCAAAACAAATTTTGCTCCAAAAATAGAAAATAATTTTCTTCTTTCAATACTCATAGATTCTGGCATAACTAAGATCAGACGATATCCTTTTACAGAACAAACCATAGCTAATCCTATTCCTGTGTTTCCAGAAGTAGGTTCTATAATAATATCTCCTTTGTGAATAATTCCTTTTTTTTCTGCATCTTCTATCATAGATAAAGCTATTCTATCTTTTATGCTTCCTCCAGGATTATTTTTTTCCAATTTTATCCACACTTGATGATTAGGAAATAATCTTTTAAGACGTACATGAGGCGTATTTCCGATAGTTTTTAAAATGCTATCAACTTTCATTTTTTTTTTTTTTTTGAATTATATCATAAAATTAATGGGGTCAGGAAAAGGACTATTATTTCTCATTTTAATTTCATTTTTTTGATATACTATAGAAAAAGGAGGGATACTTTTTGTAACCCAAACGTTCCCCCCAAGTACACTATCATGTCCTATTATAGTCTCTCCTCCTAAAACAGTTGCTCCAGCATAAATTGTAACTTTATCTTCTATTGTAGGATGACGTTTTGTATTTTCTAATTTTTTAGCTACATAAATAGCTCCTAAAGTTACCCCCTGATATATTTTTACTTTATCTCCTATTTTTGTACTAGAACCTATTACTATCCCTGTTCCATGATCAATAGCAAAAGCCTTTCCTATTTTTGCAGATGCATGAATATCCACTCCAGTTTTACTATGTGCATATTCTGTAATTAATCTTGGAAGAATTGGAATTTTTTGAATCCATAATTGATGTGCAATTCTATATAAAGCCGTTGCAAAAAAACCGGGATAAGAAAGAAAAATTTCTTCTATAATTGTAGCTGCAGGATCAGATTTTAATATTGCATTAGCATCTATTATCAATGTTCGATAAATATTAGGAACTTCCTGAAAAAAAGCTTGAGTAAGGTTATAAGAATCTTTTTTATTTATATTCAATTCAATAAAAATTTCATATAAAAGTTTTTTTAATTTTTCGTATTTTTTACGAAAAAATACAACATCATTCAAAATATCCTGATTAGGAGTAAATAAAGTATGAAATAATGTTTTCACAAAATTTTCAGATTTACTCTTATTAGGATAAATACCTTTATTTCTATTATTTTCAAGTATAGTTTTTAAAAAATCTAACATTATTTATTTTATTTTATTGAATCATAAATACATAAAGAAGAAAATCCTATAAGAAGGAATATTTTTTTGTAAAATATTTTTATTATAAATTTTATATGATTTCTCAAAAAAATTATATATTTTTTTATCTACTTTATCACAAAATAAAAACCCTTCGAGTAATTCAAAGGGATGATAGGTTAATTAATTACATTCAATAAATAGTTACGTAAATATAAGAATTTCTTTTTTTTAAAAAACATATTATATTATAAAAAATTTTTGGAAATTATGAAAAAAATCAAAGTTTACAATCCTATAGTAGAAATAGACGGAGATGAGATGGCAAAAATTATATGGAAATATATAAAAACATATTTCATTCTTCCTTATTTAGATATAAATATTATTTATTTTGATTTAGGAATAGAAAATAGAAATATAACAAATGATCAAATTACTATAGATGCTGCTTATGCTATAAAAAAGTATAATGTAGGAATTAAATGTGCTACAATTACACCAGATGAAGATAGAATGAGAGAATTTCATTTAAAAAAAATGTGGAAATCTCCAAATGGAACTATTAGAAATATTGTTAATGGAACTATTTTTAGAGAACCTATTATAGTAAAAAATATTCCTCGTTTGATTTCAAATTGGACTAATCCTATATGTATCGCTAGACATGCATATGCTGATCAATATGAAGCCATAGATTTTATGGTTAAAGAAAAAGGAATTTTATATATTTCTTTTATTCCAGATGATAAAAATAAAAAAAATCAATCAATAAAATTTAAAATCCATCATTTTACAGATCCTGGTATTGCCATGGGCATGTATAATACAGATAAGTCTATCTATGGATTTGCTCGTTCTTGTTTTAATTATTCTGTATATAAAAAATGGCCTTTATTTTTATCTACAAAAAATACTATTTTAAAAGCATATGATGGTAATTTTAAAAAAATATTTCAAAATGTATATGAAAATGAATTCAAATCAAAATTTGAAAAATTACAAATTACTTATGAACATCGTTTGATTGATGATATGATTGCAAAAACAATTAAATCAAATGGAAAATTTATATGGGCTTGTAAAAATTATGATGGAGATGTATTATCGGATTGTATAGCACAAGGATTTGGTTCACTAGGAATGATGACCTCTATTTTACTTACTCCAGATGGAAAAACTTTAGAATCTGAAGCTATTCATGGAACAATTACTAGACATTATAGATTGCATCAAAATGGAAAAGAAACATCTACTAACCCTATTGCTTCTATTTTTTCTTGGACTAGAGGCCTTAGACATCGTGCCATTTTAGATAAAAATTTAGATTTGAAATCCTTTTCGGAAAATATGGAAAAAGCATGTATAGATTTTATAGAATCTGGAAAAATGACCAAAGATTTATTTCAATTATCTAAACAAAATGAAGAAAAAAATAACTATTTGAATACCAAAACTTTTCTTAAAGAACTCAAAATATTTTTTGATAAAAAAATAAACAAAAGAAATACATAATAATATATTTATTATGTTTTTAATAGTTTTTTCATAATTTCTTTTCTCCTAAATTTACTCAATAAATTTTTCGTAAAATGAGATATAAAAAAAATATTTTTTGGTTTATAAAATTTTTTGTTTCCATTAAAAATGGAATCTGGAATATGCAATGAAAAAGGCTTTCCTTCAATAACTAATACTATTTTTTCTCCTAAAATTTTATCTGGAATTGAGGATATAAAAAATCTTTTTTCATAAGGAATAAAAAAACTAATTTCTTTTTCTATTAATTCAGGAATAATTTTAATTCCACCACTATTAATTACATTGTCATATCTACCTATCCAAGTAAATGTATTTTCAGATATCATATGAACAATATCATTTGTTTGAAGAAATGAATCCATACAACATGTAGAAAAAATTTTCAAGCAATTCCTATCGTCTACACTTAAAATGATATCTTTAAATGATTTATAAAAAGTAGATCTGTTAGATCCATTGACTTTTTTCATAGCTATGTGGCCTGAAGTTTCTGTCATACCATAAGTAGCATAACAAATTGTTGAAATATTTTTCAATTTTTTTTCTAAAAAAATTGAAATAGAATATCCTCCTATTAAAACGATTTTAATATATTTCAAATATTTTAAACTAAAAAAAACTTGTACAGGAACCATTGATGTGATATCAAAATATTCTTTAATATTTTTTAAAGGATTAGATGATGGAGGAGTACAATATATTTTCCATTTAAAAATAATAGCACGAACTAAAAACATTTTAGATGCTATAAAATCTGGAGACAAACATAACAATCCTTTAATTCCTCTTTTTTTATTAAGTTTTAAAAATTCTACAGTTCTTACAGCTCTTTTATACATATGTTCTTTACGTAAAGAAAGAATTTTAGGAATTCCTGTTGTTCCAGAAGATAGAGATAATATTATAGGTTTATTATTAAACCAATCTTTTAAAAAAGAAAAAATAGATTTTTTCCAATTATTATTTTTTTCATTTTGTTTTTTTAAAATAAAAGAAGAAAATATTTTTTCTTTTGAAGAAAAATCGATCCACATTTTTTATTTTAATAATGTTTCTATTTTCCATTTTATAAATGGATTATACCAAATAATCCCTTTCTTTATTTCTAAAGGAGAAATCCAATTTTTTGGATATAGCTCTCCTGTATTTAATCCATGTGTATTAAAATTATTATATTTTTTCTGCATTATAAAGGTCCATTGAGCAATCGCATTAATTCCGATATTACTCTCTAAAGAAGAACTAATATACCATTTTATTTTTCTTTTATTAGCTTCCAGTATCCATTCTTCAGATCCAAAAAATCCACCATTTATACTAGGTTTTAGTATAATATATTGAGGACTAATAATATCCAATAATTTTTTTTTTTTTTTTAATTCATAAATATTTACTAATTCTTCGTCTAATCCTATAGGTAATTTTGATTTTTTACATATTTTTTCCATATCCTTCCAGTTTCCAGATAATATGGGTTGTTCTATTAAATCAATAATTCCTAAATCATAAAATTTATTTAAATAATAAAAAACTTTTTTAGTTTTTTTAAAACAACCATTTGCATCTAAACGTATTTTTATAAATGGATATTTTTTTTTTATTTTTTTTAAAATAAGATATTGGTCATCAATAAATTTTATATTTATTTTCATTTTTATCAATGAAAAACCTTTAATAATTTGATCTTCTATTTTTTCTATTGCGTATTTTTTTTCTTTTTTAAAAGAATTTAACCAAATTAAACTATTTATAGAAATTCCCTTTCTACCAGAAGTAAATTCAGAGTGGTATAATATAGGAAACTTATTTTTTAAGCTTAAAAAAGCTTGTTCTAATCCAAATAAAATAGATGAATAAGAAATATGTTTATAATAAAAAGAAATTTCTATCTTCTTTAAAAACAGAATTTTTTTGGAAATATTTTTTAATTCCAATTCAAATTTTTTTAAGTTTTTTAAAGCAAATTGATCTAATATTGGATTACACTCTCCTATTCCTATTTTATTTTTTTGTGTTAAAATAATAAACCATATAATATTTTTTTGAAATATTCTATTAGAATTAAATATTTTTTTTTTAAAAAAAAATATTTGTTTTTTTAAAAAACAATTCAATTTCTAAATTTTTTCATTCATTAAACACATATAGTTTTTCCTTTTTCTAATAAAATTAATTCTTTCCCTTTTTCAAAAAACTTTTTTTTTGCTTTTTCTTGATCAATTTGAATATCTTCAAAAGTATCATAAT is a window from the Blattabacterium cuenoti STAT genome containing:
- the cysK gene encoding cysteine synthase A — translated: MKVDSILKTIGNTPHVRLKRLFPNHQVWIKLEKNNPGGSIKDRIALSMIEDAEKKGIIHKGDIIIEPTSGNTGIGLAMVCSVKGYRLILVMPESMSIERRKLFSIFGAKFVLTSKEDGMKGAIQKAEELINTIPNSWMPKQFDNISNPDTHKNTTAREIINTFPKGIDYFITGVGTGGHITGIGEVLKNKFPNIKIFSVEPIESPVIFGGKPNSHALQGLGAGFIPSILNVKILDGTFLVSKEEAFHYVRKIAKKEGILVGISTGASVSAIEKQLSNFSKKSTILTVNYDTGERYLSVDNLFCKG
- a CDS encoding serine O-acetyltransferase, producing the protein MLDFLKTILENNRNKGIYPNKSKSENFVKTLFHTLFTPNQDILNDVVFFRKKYEKLKKLLYEIFIELNINKKDSYNLTQAFFQEVPNIYRTLIIDANAILKSDPAATIIEEIFLSYPGFFATALYRIAHQLWIQKIPILPRLITEYAHSKTGVDIHASAKIGKAFAIDHGTGIVIGSSTKIGDKVKIYQGVTLGAIYVAKKLENTKRHPTIEDKVTIYAGATVLGGETIIGHDSVLGGNVWVTKSIPPFSIVYQKNEIKMRNNSPFPDPINFMI
- a CDS encoding diflavin oxidoreductase, whose translation is MLSESNNKTFSKLMQECSKEEIIWICGYISGLFFYKKEKKDFKEIKIKEEEKKITLVYGTETGNAKNLAFDIYEKAKKEKLKMKLINLDQYCLKNLEKEDYFFIIISTHGEGAPPYSARSFFNFIHKNKNLFLKNVKYSVLALGDKSYTHFCKAGKDIDKCLHNIGAKRIIPLYKCNVDYEIQANQWFSEILSFFKKKNEIHVEYAENKNQKVYGKILNNIILNDKKEGSNKEVHHIEIFVSNKIEYSPGDSIGIFPENPSMEINYIIKYMKENRKKEFEEYEYKEKNKIFNLLKKKLNILFLSDDFVKKYSFLSGIKNISLDRKWKLIDLLIKFPIKNEYSLKDLIKNIEPIKPRLYSISSSPTAHKNEIHITVSRHYFQLNNRETVYGHCSDFLSKLKIGDKLSFFIYKNKMFKLPTPDKNIILIGPGTGIAPFRSFLYEREITKASGKNWLFFGDQHSNTDFLYKTEIQKWEIKGNLYRVILSFSRDQEKKIYVQDKIWENRIEFFSWIKNGAYVFICGNKTPMSVDVEKIISRVIEKIGKCDSNLFLKKMKKEGRYLKDVY
- a CDS encoding enolase C-terminal domain-like protein, yielding MNCFLKKQIFFFKKKIFNSNRIFQKNIIWFIILTQKNKIGIGECNPILDQFALKNLKKFELELKNISKKILFLKKIEISFYYKHISYSSILFGLEQAFLSLKNKFPILYHSEFTSGRKGISINSLIWLNSFKKEKKYAIEKIEDQIIKGFSLIKMKINIKFIDDQYLILKKIKKKYPFIKIRLDANGCFKKTKKVFYYLNKFYDLGIIDLIEQPILSGNWKDMEKICKKSKLPIGLDEELVNIYELKKKKKLLDIISPQYIILKPSINGGFFGSEEWILEANKRKIKWYISSSLESNIGINAIAQWTFIMQKKYNNFNTHGLNTGELYPKNWISPLEIKKGIIWYNPFIKWKIETLLK
- a CDS encoding NADP-dependent isocitrate dehydrogenase; amino-acid sequence: MKKIKVYNPIVEIDGDEMAKIIWKYIKTYFILPYLDINIIYFDLGIENRNITNDQITIDAAYAIKKYNVGIKCATITPDEDRMREFHLKKMWKSPNGTIRNIVNGTIFREPIIVKNIPRLISNWTNPICIARHAYADQYEAIDFMVKEKGILYISFIPDDKNKKNQSIKFKIHHFTDPGIAMGMYNTDKSIYGFARSCFNYSVYKKWPLFLSTKNTILKAYDGNFKKIFQNVYENEFKSKFEKLQITYEHRLIDDMIAKTIKSNGKFIWACKNYDGDVLSDCIAQGFGSLGMMTSILLTPDGKTLESEAIHGTITRHYRLHQNGKETSTNPIASIFSWTRGLRHRAILDKNLDLKSFSENMEKACIDFIESGKMTKDLFQLSKQNEEKNNYLNTKTFLKELKIFFDKKINKRNT
- a CDS encoding AMP-binding protein, producing MWIDFSSKEKIFSSFILKKQNEKNNNWKKSIFSFLKDWFNNKPIILSLSSGTTGIPKILSLRKEHMYKRAVRTVEFLKLNKKRGIKGLLCLSPDFIASKMFLVRAIIFKWKIYCTPPSSNPLKNIKEYFDITSMVPVQVFFSLKYLKYIKIVLIGGYSISIFLEKKLKNISTICYATYGMTETSGHIAMKKVNGSNRSTFYKSFKDIILSVDDRNCLKIFSTCCMDSFLQTNDIVHMISENTFTWIGRYDNVINSGGIKIIPELIEKEISFFIPYEKRFFISSIPDKILGEKIVLVIEGKPFSLHIPDSIFNGNKKFYKPKNIFFISHFTKNLLSKFRRKEIMKKLLKT